Proteins encoded in a region of the Candidatus Methylomirabilota bacterium genome:
- a CDS encoding segregation/condensation protein A produces MSADTETEPQGLTVRVESFVGPLDLLLHLCRTSEVDLANLPIRTITEQYLAHLESVQFQDLDTAGAFMVMAATLIYLKSKLLLPVDPEAPPDTLDEEGELLRQELAERLREYARVKELGAWLGEREAEQALLYGRTVGDLPPPEDVPLEDLSVHLLQRAITRLIEEQKRQTPRQIEPNPLSVLERMGEVIELLRHTWSILFSSVAGQERVRAEWIVTLLALLELVRLGQARAHQAELFGEIVIESASPTDTASDVIPRSDASTHGETTHD; encoded by the coding sequence TTGAGTGCGGACACGGAGACGGAGCCGCAGGGCCTGACCGTCAGGGTCGAGTCCTTCGTCGGTCCGCTGGATCTGCTGCTCCACCTCTGCAGGACCAGCGAGGTCGACCTCGCCAACCTGCCCATCCGCACCATCACCGAGCAGTACCTCGCGCATCTCGAGTCGGTGCAGTTCCAGGACCTCGACACCGCCGGCGCCTTCATGGTCATGGCCGCCACCCTGATCTACCTCAAGTCCAAGCTCTTGCTGCCGGTCGATCCCGAGGCGCCGCCGGACACCCTCGACGAGGAGGGCGAGCTGCTGCGCCAGGAGCTGGCCGAGCGGCTGCGCGAGTACGCGCGCGTCAAGGAGCTCGGCGCCTGGCTCGGCGAGCGCGAGGCGGAGCAGGCGCTGCTCTACGGCCGCACCGTCGGCGATCTGCCGCCGCCCGAGGACGTCCCGCTTGAGGACCTCTCGGTTCATCTCCTGCAGAGGGCCATCACGCGGCTCATCGAGGAGCAGAAGCGCCAGACGCCGCGCCAGATCGAGCCGAACCCGCTCTCGGTCCTCGAGCGCATGGGCGAGGTCATCGAGCTGCTGCGGCACACGTGGTCCATCCTCTTCTCGTCCGTCGCCGGGCAAGAGCGCGTCCGCGCCGAGTGGATCGTGACGCTGCTTGCCTTGCTCGAGCTGGTGAGGCTCGGGCAGGCGCGCGCCCACCAGGCCGAGCTGTTCGGGGAGATCGTCATCGAGTCGGCCTCCCCGACCGATACGGCCTCGGACGTCATCCCGCGCAGCGACGCGTCTACCCATGGAGAGACCACGCATGACTGA
- the scpB gene encoding SMC-Scp complex subunit ScpB has product MTEPIDVLEALLFASEAPVEAERIQEVLDLPSAGQARELVRVLGERLDGQGRALQIIEVGGGFRLVTRPEVAPWLVKLARSRTRSRLSRSSLETLAIIAYRQPASRPDIDAVRGVNSEAVLDNLLDRRMVRIAGRKDSPGRPFLYETTRDFLVAFGLRDLADLPKVEGDLVIPETPPDAAGAAGSGDAVEISPATDAAQQDPGPGGAGVTPRG; this is encoded by the coding sequence ATGACTGAGCCTATCGACGTCCTCGAAGCGCTGCTCTTTGCCTCTGAGGCTCCCGTCGAAGCCGAGCGAATCCAGGAGGTGCTCGACCTTCCCTCCGCGGGCCAGGCTCGCGAGCTGGTGCGCGTGCTCGGGGAGCGGCTCGACGGGCAGGGCAGGGCGCTCCAGATCATCGAGGTGGGCGGCGGCTTCCGCCTGGTGACGCGGCCCGAGGTCGCGCCCTGGCTCGTGAAGCTGGCCCGCAGCCGGACGCGCTCCCGGTTGTCGCGCTCGTCGCTGGAAACCCTCGCCATCATCGCATACCGCCAGCCGGCGTCCCGTCCCGACATCGACGCCGTCAGGGGCGTCAACTCTGAAGCGGTCCTCGACAACCTCCTCGACCGCCGCATGGTCCGCATCGCCGGGCGGAAGGACTCGCCCGGCAGGCCGTTCCTCTACGAGACGACGCGCGACTTTCTGGTCGCCTTCGGCCTGAGAGACCTGGCCGACCTGCCCAAGGTCGAGGGTGATCTCGTGATCCCGGAGACCCCGCCAGACGCCGCGGGGGCGGCGGGATCCGGCGACGCCGTGGAGATCTCCCCTGCCACCGATGCGGCTCAGCAAGATCCTGGCCCAGGCGGGGCTGGCGTCACGCCGCGGGGCTGA
- a CDS encoding pseudouridine synthase: MRLSKILAQAGLASRRGAEALLEAGRVTVNGTVRLEPGAQADPATDLIALDGRPVGAREAYAYVLLHKPRGYVTSLHDPEGRPVVMDLLPRETPRLFPVGRLDYDAEGLLLLTNDGELTNRLLHPRYEIPRVYEAEVERHVGPGDLERWRRGVLLPDGPALPSAVRILRRGKASTWLSVTFKEGRYREVKRYCKALGHPVMRLRRVQFGPLRLGALPLGQTRALTPAELDALRNLRHQGASPILPRIRR; the protein is encoded by the coding sequence ATGCGGCTCAGCAAGATCCTGGCCCAGGCGGGGCTGGCGTCACGCCGCGGGGCTGAGGCGCTGCTCGAGGCCGGCCGCGTCACCGTCAACGGAACGGTGCGGCTCGAGCCCGGTGCCCAGGCGGACCCCGCGACCGATCTCATCGCCCTCGACGGCCGCCCGGTCGGCGCGCGCGAGGCGTACGCATACGTGCTGCTCCACAAGCCGCGCGGCTACGTCACGAGCCTCCATGACCCCGAAGGCCGCCCGGTGGTGATGGATCTCCTGCCGCGGGAGACGCCCAGGCTCTTCCCCGTCGGGCGGCTCGACTACGACGCCGAGGGCCTCCTGCTCCTCACAAACGACGGCGAGCTGACCAACCGGCTGCTGCATCCGCGCTACGAGATCCCCCGCGTCTACGAGGCCGAGGTGGAGCGCCACGTCGGGCCGGGCGACCTCGAGCGGTGGCGGCGCGGCGTACTTCTGCCGGACGGTCCGGCGCTGCCCTCGGCCGTCCGAATCCTCAGGCGCGGGAAGGCGAGCACGTGGCTCAGCGTGACGTTCAAGGAAGGGCGCTACCGCGAGGTGAAGCGCTACTGCAAGGCCCTCGGCCACCCCGTGATGCGTCTGCGCCGCGTCCAGTTCGGCCCGCTGCGTCTGGGGGCGCTCCCGTTGGGGCAGACGCGTGCCCTGACCCCAGCCGAGCTCGATGCGCTGCGGAACTTGCGCCACCAAGGCGCTTCGCCTATACTACCCAGGATTCGCCGATAG
- the pheA gene encoding prephenate dehydratase, with protein MDLDDWRSRINDLDEQILNLLNQRGHAALQIGELKRQQDRPYFVPEREAQVLERLAALNRGPLSAEAVRAVWREILSASLALENPLPVGYLGPAGTFTHAAAMRRFGTSAHLIPIKTIADIFEEVERGRAEYGVVPVENSTEGPVNVTLDRLIDSEALITGELTLEISQHLLSRAGELGEVKVVCSHPQALAQCRQWLLAHLPDARTEEMSSTTAAAERAKDDPTVAAVASELAARTYDVPVLQKRIEDNPYNTTRFLVIGRRPVGATGRDKTSILFSMKNEPGVLYSILQPFAARRLNMTKIESRPTKRRPWEYVNFVDFEGHRDTDDVRAVLDEVKERCQFLKILGSYPAA; from the coding sequence ATGGACCTGGACGACTGGCGATCCAGGATCAACGACCTCGACGAGCAGATCCTCAACCTTCTCAACCAGCGCGGACACGCCGCCCTTCAGATCGGCGAGCTCAAGCGGCAGCAGGACAGGCCGTACTTTGTCCCGGAGCGCGAGGCCCAGGTCCTGGAGCGCCTCGCCGCGCTGAATCGAGGCCCCCTGAGCGCTGAGGCGGTCCGCGCCGTCTGGCGGGAGATCCTCTCGGCCTCTCTCGCCCTCGAGAATCCGCTGCCCGTCGGGTACCTCGGTCCCGCCGGCACCTTCACCCACGCCGCGGCGATGCGCCGTTTCGGGACCTCGGCCCACCTCATCCCGATCAAGACCATCGCGGACATCTTCGAGGAGGTCGAGCGGGGGCGCGCGGAATACGGCGTGGTGCCGGTCGAGAACTCGACCGAAGGGCCGGTCAACGTCACGCTCGACCGCCTCATCGACTCGGAGGCCCTGATCACGGGCGAGCTCACGCTCGAGATCAGCCAGCACCTGCTGTCGAGGGCCGGCGAGCTCGGCGAGGTCAAGGTCGTCTGTTCCCACCCGCAGGCGCTCGCGCAGTGCCGGCAGTGGCTGCTGGCCCACCTGCCCGACGCCCGCACCGAGGAGATGTCGTCGACGACCGCGGCGGCCGAGCGCGCGAAGGACGACCCGACGGTGGCGGCCGTCGCCTCGGAGCTGGCAGCCCGGACGTACGACGTGCCTGTGCTGCAGAAGCGCATCGAGGACAATCCATACAACACCACACGCTTCCTGGTGATCGGACGCCGCCCGGTCGGTGCCACGGGGCGGGACAAGACCTCCATCCTCTTCTCGATGAAGAACGAGCCGGGCGTGCTGTACAGCATCCTCCAGCCCTTCGCCGCGCGCCGGCTCAACATGACCAAGATCGAATCGCGACCAACCAAGCGGCGCCCCTGGGAGTACGTGAACTTCGTCGACTTCGAGGGTCACCGCGATACCGATGACGTCCGGGCCGTTCTCGACGAGGTCAAGGAGCGCTGCCAGTTCCTGAAGATCCTCGGATCCTACCCGGCCGCCTAA
- the hisC gene encoding histidinol-phosphate transaminase, whose amino-acid sequence MTVSWESLANDHILGIDPYEPGKPIEELEREFGLTDVIKLASNENPLPPSERVLKAISEALAHLNRYPDGSAHYLRIALARRHGLTPEHIIMGNGSNELIELLVRGFLRPGEEAIIPHPTFVVYPMIVQAAGGIRVVVTLKDHRLDLEAMARAITPMTKIVFIANPNNPTATLVTAEEVAAFMARVPDKVIVVFDEAYFEFAQGPDFPDSVQYMKQGRKVAVLRTFSKAASLAGLRVGYAIADPDCVALLNRIRQPFNVNSLAQVAALAALEDDSHILECLRMNEAGRHFLCDEFTSMGLKYVPSRANFILLDVARSGSDVFQRLLKEGVIVRPMSSFGMETALRVTIGTPEENRRLIKALKKVLAEGKVG is encoded by the coding sequence ATGACTGTGTCCTGGGAATCCCTCGCCAACGACCACATCCTCGGGATCGACCCCTACGAGCCGGGGAAGCCGATCGAGGAGCTCGAGCGCGAGTTCGGCCTGACCGACGTCATCAAGCTCGCCTCGAACGAGAACCCCCTGCCGCCCTCGGAGCGCGTCCTCAAGGCCATCTCGGAGGCGCTGGCCCATCTGAACCGCTACCCCGACGGCAGCGCTCACTACCTGCGTATCGCGCTGGCGCGGCGTCACGGGCTCACGCCCGAGCACATCATCATGGGCAACGGCTCCAACGAGCTGATCGAGTTGCTCGTGCGAGGCTTCCTGCGGCCGGGCGAGGAGGCGATCATCCCGCACCCGACGTTCGTCGTCTACCCCATGATCGTCCAAGCCGCCGGTGGTATCCGGGTAGTTGTCACCCTGAAGGACCATCGGCTCGACCTCGAGGCCATGGCGCGCGCGATCACGCCGATGACGAAGATAGTGTTCATCGCCAACCCGAACAATCCGACGGCGACCCTCGTGACGGCGGAGGAGGTCGCGGCCTTCATGGCGCGCGTGCCGGACAAGGTCATCGTGGTCTTCGACGAGGCCTACTTCGAGTTCGCCCAGGGGCCGGACTTCCCCGACTCGGTCCAGTACATGAAGCAGGGCCGCAAGGTCGCCGTGCTGCGGACCTTCTCCAAGGCCGCGAGCCTTGCGGGGCTTCGTGTAGGCTACGCGATCGCGGACCCCGACTGCGTCGCCCTTCTCAACCGGATCCGGCAGCCCTTCAACGTCAACTCGCTCGCCCAGGTGGCCGCGTTGGCAGCCCTCGAGGACGACTCGCACATCCTCGAGTGCCTGCGGATGAATGAGGCTGGACGGCACTTCCTGTGCGACGAGTTCACATCGATGGGGCTGAAGTACGTGCCCTCGCGCGCCAACTTCATCCTTCTCGACGTGGCCCGGAGCGGCAGCGACGTCTTCCAGCGCCTTTTGAAGGAGGGCGTGATCGTGCGCCCCATGTCGAGCTTCGGCATGGAGACGGCGCTCCGCGTGACCATCGGCACGCCTGAGGAAAATCGGCGCCTGATCAAGGCGCTGAAGAAGGTCCTGGCGGAGGGCAAGGTCGGGTGA
- a CDS encoding prephenate dehydrogenase/arogenate dehydrogenase family protein has product MIRRLAVVGLGLLGGSVAKAARAESLAREIVGVGRNPANLALALSEGAVDRVTTDLREGLTGADMVVLATPVATLEHQMPAVWQAAEPQALITDVGSTKAAIVRVAETLSVSRPLDFVGSHPMAGSNLSGFAVSRADLFRGATIILTPTDRTARDAVKRVTEFWEGAGGRVVTMDPATHDRAVAAISHLPHLVADALVDAVVRMDPQFFDVAARGFKDTTRIAASSPTVWREIFEENREALAEAVAAFRAALDDLERVLRSGDAPRIEAELERIRMTRTRLG; this is encoded by the coding sequence GTGATCCGCCGCCTCGCCGTTGTCGGGCTGGGGCTCCTCGGCGGTTCCGTGGCCAAGGCGGCTCGCGCCGAATCGCTGGCGCGGGAGATCGTGGGGGTCGGCCGCAACCCCGCAAACCTCGCGCTGGCTCTCAGCGAGGGGGCCGTCGACCGCGTCACGACCGATCTTCGAGAGGGCCTGACCGGCGCCGACATGGTCGTCCTGGCGACCCCCGTCGCCACCCTCGAGCATCAGATGCCCGCCGTGTGGCAGGCAGCCGAGCCGCAGGCCCTCATCACCGACGTCGGCAGCACGAAGGCCGCGATCGTGCGCGTTGCCGAGACGCTCAGCGTCTCGCGGCCGCTCGACTTCGTGGGCAGCCACCCCATGGCGGGATCGAACCTCTCGGGCTTCGCGGTCTCCCGCGCGGATCTCTTCCGGGGCGCCACGATCATCCTCACGCCCACCGACCGCACCGCGCGGGACGCCGTCAAGCGCGTCACGGAATTCTGGGAAGGGGCCGGCGGGCGAGTCGTCACCATGGATCCCGCCACCCACGACCGGGCCGTGGCCGCCATAAGCCACCTGCCGCACCTCGTGGCCGACGCGCTCGTGGATGCCGTGGTCCGGATGGATCCGCAGTTCTTCGACGTGGCCGCGCGGGGCTTCAAGGACACCACGCGCATCGCGGCGTCGAGCCCGACCGTCTGGAGGGAGATCTTCGAGGAGAACCGCGAAGCGCTGGCCGAAGCCGTCGCGGCTTTCCGGGCGGCGCTGGACGACCTCGAGCGCGTGCTGCGCTCAGGCGACGCGCCGCGCATCGAGGCCGAGCTGGAGCGCATCCGCATGACCCGGACGAGGCTTGGGTGA